One Panicum virgatum strain AP13 chromosome 9K, P.virgatum_v5, whole genome shotgun sequence genomic region harbors:
- the LOC120649138 gene encoding 30S ribosomal protein S6 alpha, chloroplastic-like → MPPSMALPLPTSASASTTLPPFRPCTPAPLRLPSVRARARAVSAGYAASFYGGSAAATGGAEDEEVGDEEGSASGFGSGLGLGGGGLGMSAAEAALALEEREMPPCPPGLRQYETMVVLRPDMSEEERLALIQRYEELLVAGGAMYVEVFNRGVIPLAYSIRKRNSRTGLPSTYYDGIYLLVTNFTKPDSLSTLQQRLNADDDVIRSTSFKVRPRKAF, encoded by the exons ATGCCGCCATCCATGGCGCTGCCTCTccccacctccgcctccgcctccaccacgcTCCCGCCGTTCCGCCCCTGCACTCCCGCGCCGCTGCGCCTCCCCTCCGTCCGCGCTCGCGCCCGCGCGGTCTCCGCCGGGTACGCGGCGTCCTTCtacggcggctcggcggccgcgaccggcggcgccgaggacgaggaggtcggcgacgaggagggcTCCGCCTCGGGGTTCGGCTCCGGgctggggctcggcggcggcgggctcgggatgtcggccgcggaggcggcgctggcgctggaGGAGCGGGAGATGCCGCCCTGCCCGCCGGGCCTGCGCCAGTACGAGACCATGGTCGTGCTGCGGCCCGACATGTCCGAGGAGGAGCGACTCGCGCTCATCCAGCGCTACGAGGAG ctgctcgtcgccggcggcgccatgtACGTGGAGGTCTTCAACCGGGGCGTCATCCCACTGGCATACAGCATCAGGAAGAGGAACAGCCGGACCGGGCTGCCGTCCACTTACTACGACGGCATTTACCTCCTCGTCACCAACTTCACCAAGCCCGACTCCCTGTCCACCCTGCAGCAGAGGCTCAACGCCGACGATGACGTCATCCGGTCGACCAGCTTCAAGGTCCGCCCGCGGAAAGCCTTCTAG
- the LOC120649137 gene encoding uncharacterized protein LOC120649137, which produces MSSSENPTVTERGSRDDKHEDGDKKEGGGGFIEKVKDFIHDIGEKIEEAVGFGKPTADVSGIHIPHISLHRADLVVDVLIKNPNPVPIPLVDIDYLIDSDGRKLVSGLIPDAGTIHAHGEETVKIPVSLVFDDIKSTYKDIQPGSIIPYLVRVVLLVDVPIIGRVKIPLEKSGEIPVPYKPDVDVEKIKFHHFSFEETTATLHIKLENKNDFDLGLNMLEYEMWLGDDSIASAELTQSAKIEKQGFTRMQIPFSFRPKDFGSAVWDMIRGRGTGYTIKGKIDVDTPFGNMKLPISKEGGTTRIKKDDDDDDDDDN; this is translated from the coding sequence ATGTCTTCGTCGGAGAACCCCACGGTGACTGAGCGCGGCAGCCGCGACGACAAGCACGAGGACGGCGACAagaaggagggcggcggcggcttcatcGAGAAGGTCAAGGACTTCATCCACGACATCGGCGAGAAGATCGAGGAGGCTGTCGGCTTCGGCAAGCCCACCGCCGACGTCTCCGGCATCCACATCCCGCACATCAGCCTCCACCGCGCCGACCTCGTCGTCGACGTGCTCATCAAGAACCCCAACCCCGTCCCAATCCCGCTCGTCGACATCGACTACCTCATCGACAGTGACGGCCGCAAGCTCGTCTCCGGCCTCATCCCCGACGCCGGCACCATCCACGCGCACGGCGAGGAGACCGTCAAGATCCCCGTCTCCCTCGTCTTCGACGACATCAAGAGCACCTACAAGGACATCCAGCCGGGGAGCATCATCCCATACCTCGTccgcgtcgtcctcctcgtggACGTCCCCATCATCGGCCGGGTCAAGATCCCGCTCGAGAAGTCCGGCGAGATCCCCGTCCCCTACAAGCCCGACGTCGATGTTGAGAAGATCAAGTTCCACCACTTCTCCTTCGAGGAGACCACCGCCACGCTGCACATCAAGCTCGAGAACAAGAACGACTTCGACCTCGGCCTCAACATGCTCGAGTACGAGATGTGGCTCGGCGACGACAGCATCGCCTCCGCCGAGCTCACGCAGAGCGCCAAGATCGAGAAGCAGGGGTTCACCAGGATGCAGATCCCCTTCAGCTTCAGGCCCAAGGACTTCGGATCCGCGGTCTGGGACATGATCAGGGGCAGGGGGACAGGCTACACCATCAAGGGCAAGATTGATGTCGACACTCCCTTTGGGAACATGAAGCTGCCCATAAGCAAAGAGGGTGGAACTACTCGCAtcaagaaggacgacgacgacgacgacgatgatgacaaCTGA